ttcaaggtcgactcccacttatccaatgcataacctttcatttacttctcgaGTTCGATGAatttgtagtgttgaaattttatcttgcaaaataccagaagagtatgactcgtgaaaactttcgagttcacacatattaaggaaggcataggttcaacccatcggggcctcgcggaaacatataccacaagcttcaatagtaaatatcaccagctcaaaagaagagcatggttggccaaatcagagaataggatttatcaatggcattatgtatcagggatagaacttccaaagtgattgaatttgagggacgttgtcggataaaatccaacaaaggatccgatggtcctcaagggatctgatgtgagcatcgatactcaaccagaggaggaaagaatgcaaggatatcaaattatagaaacaactgactgaTTCAAAGCTCAAAAGCAAATGAGTTATGATTCCCAAATCAAGGGATGAGAAGCAAACACTCTTATTAAGGATGGATAAGATAATTAAGCTTAGGGAtacaatcgacgacaatttgattggttgacatccagctcatgtttaaaatgaagTGTGAgctggaaggatgaattctagaatctgattgaggattgcgagcattcgcaacatattgaatcaatggactcaaaaatgaaaatgacaagggatgccaataagattacgagacttatgggattaaccaaaatgcaaggaagcaaaaatttcaagagcaataggctgctcaAGATTTACGGAAGACTGAATGGTATTTCAAAGACTTTTGtcaaacacatgaacaactggggatgagcggatactcgacaAGTGCGAGGatttatccgtaggggtattcacgTGACAAAGAACTGCAGGTCGGTAGGCACCAAGTATTCTCAGCACAATAGAGAGTATTTCGGGGTATCTGGTAATAAGAAGATCATCGGGGGATGCTTGTAAGAATGACAAATGTACGTGGTCATCCATAGGGGTTTATccatggaagggaattgcaaaagcgacaggcacaaggtctcgagagaacatcaaagagtatcttcgaaatcttctgggGCACTAAGCAATCATTTGGAGTGAGGGGCTCTCtgggaggaagtagttacgagaacctagagtctgAGTTAGTAAAAATCATTTAacctgaatagaagagagatcagagtcccagagtatagacaaggagtaaaagatactaataccacccaatggcgacgtgggcccgtaagccacaaaGCCATGTTactaaaagttttgcaatgtctagactcgacttcggccaagcaGTGTGGAAGGggtttcctacaggcagtcggctctcataccaacttgtgactcccccgattcaatcgtacactaatcatacacgcaaacgtgtacgatcaagatcagggactcacgggaagatatcacaacacaactctgaaaataaaataaatcatacaagcatcataatacaagccaggggcctcaagggctcgaatacaagtgctcgatcatagacgagtcagcggaaacaacaatatctaagaatagacataagttaagccagttgccataagatggctagcacaaactgggatatagatcgaaagaggcgcatgcctcctgcctgggatcctcctaaaccaATCGTGGTCGTCGGCAACCTgaatgtagtagtaggcacccttggtgtagtaggggtcgtcgtcgatggtggcgtctggctcctgggctccaacatctggttgcgacaaccaagaAGGAAGGAAAGGGGCAAAAGGGCGAGAAAAGCAACCATgcgtactcatccaaagtactcgcaagcaaggatctacactacatatgcatgggtatctgtgtaaaggggcaatatcggtgtactgaactgcagaatgcgagaataaaagggggatagctagtcctgccgaagactacgcttctggcaacctccatcttgcagcatgtagaagatagtagatggtaagttcgccaagtagcatcgcatagcataatcctacctagcgatcctcccctcgtcgccctgtgtgagagcgattactgggttatatctggcacttggaagtgTGTGGTTTATTAAGTATcgggttctagttgtcataaggtcaaggtacaactccgggtcgtcccgttaccgaggatcacggctattcgaatagataaaattctctgcaggggtgcaccacattacccaacacgctcgatccctctggccggacacacttttctaggtcatgcccggcttcggaagatcaacatgtcgcagctctacctaggcacaacagagaggtcggCACGCCGATCTAAATCCTACGCGCGTAGGGGTCTGgccccatcgcccattgcacacctgcacattgcgtgGGCGGCcagtgagcagacctagcaacctccatcaCAAAGGAAGTTgtgttacgcggtccaacccggcgcgcgccgctcagtcgctgacgtcaagaaggcttaggctgataccacgacgtcgagtgcccataactgttcccgcgtagttggttagtgcgtataggccagtggccagactcagatcaaataccaagatctcgttaagcgtgttatttttgaAGTAACCgtggacgccgaccagggccaggcccacctctcacctaggtggtctcaacctgccctgttgctccaccacaaagtaacagtcgggggccgtcgggaacccaggcccacctctgccGGGATGGAgacacctgtcctttcagcccccacatcggaatcacttgctggtactctacgagccgacccgactttagtcaccacatgtatcttATAATGTATacaagtatatacccgtgatcacctcccacgtgatcacggcccggtagtatagcatggcagacggacaagaatgtagggccactgatggaataatagcatcctatactaagcatttaggattgcaggtaagggtaacaactgtagcaacaatgacaggctatgcagcagaataggattaaccgaaagcagtaacatgctacactactctaatgcaagcagtagaaagaaggaataggcgatatctggtgatcaaggggggggggcttgcctggttgctctggcaagaagggttcgtcgtcgatgtagtcgatcacaggggtaccggcagTGGTCTCATGATCTACCGGAAAGAACTAACGGAGGGgaaacacaataaataacagagcaatcaaagcatacCATGACAAACGCGGTGCTagatgtgccctaacgcggtagtaggtgatatcggcaaaggggggaaacatccgggaaagtattcccggtgtttgacaTTTTCGGAGAGATGAAACGGAGGTGGattgttgcatgttcgctatgctagggatgtgtggctgATGAACGGAGAGTGTATGTGTATTCGTCTCGTCGTTGTGAGCAACTTCCATgtataaagtattttcatccgagctaccgTTTATTATCTATAATTTTCTAAAGtttaaaaaaatctgaaattatTCTATTTTATTTTAAAACAATTATTGTAAATGCAAAATGCTATGTGTACTCAGAAAGGTACCCAGCAGTACAGCATAgaggctgactggtggggcccTGGTCAACTGTCCAGTCAGCATTTGACTGGACCAATGATTGGTCAAATGTCCAGTGGGGCCCATATTTCATAGAGTCAAAGTTAATAGATTTTAATTAAGTCAGTTTAATTAACAGGGGACCCACATATCATACACTAATGTTAATTTAAGAGTTTCAATTTATTAAATTGTTAATTAGGTGGGTGTGGGTCCCGGTGTCAGTGGGTCAATGGGGGTTCATTAGCGAGTGGGGTTAGGCCGTTTTGGCCGGAGGTTAATCGCGAGCAGCAGGGGAGGCCATCGGGAGCCTCGgcgctggtggagcagccggctaCGGCAGCGGCCGCAGCCCAGCAGCAGAGCAGTGGCGAGGTGCGGCAGCGAGCAGCATGACACAGGCGGTCGGCGGCAGCAGCGGGTGGTGCGGGAGGCAAGCGGCAGGCTATCGTGCGGTGGCGGCTGTGGGTGACCGTGGTGGAAGCAGGAGGCGGCGACGCAGGCAGGCGCGACCAGCAGCCGGCGAGCACGGCGAGCGGCCACGGGAGACGCAGCGGGCAGGGCCCGGCCATGTGCGGGTGGCAGCAGCGTCGGAGAGGCGACGCACGGGCGCGCGCGAGGCCACGTGAGAGCGTGCTCGAGCGCGGGACGGCACCAGCGAGCGCGGGCAGCGCGTACTGCGAGGGGGGAAGCGAGGGGTGCGGGGACCTACAAGGGATGGCGGGCGGCGGCAGTCGCCGCGGTGACCGAACGAGGAAGGGAAAGGGAAGGCGGAGCGGGTCGGGGTCCTCACCCCCGATGCAGGGGTACGTCGGCGAGGCTTGGTGAGGCTActcggggaggaggacgaggaaggGAGGTGGCAGTCCGGCGAGGTGGCGGTTTAGGCGACGACGCGATCCAGCAGCGTCGGGGGGGTCGTCGATGTCCAGGGGCATCAGGGGCGATGGCGACACGGTCGGCGCGGTGAGGGGCGCCGTCGAgcgcccgatccgatctggatcgggggagagCAGAGGGAGGAGTGGGGGAAGTGGGGTGGTGtgcgctagggtttcggggggtgGGGGAGGTTAGTAGGCGTAGATTGGCCGGCCTGGTTGGTCCAATAGCCAGCGGGGCCGAGGCctagtgggggggaaggggttctccttttcttttctttttgtttacTGTTTTGtctttttccttttatttatttttacccttttctgttttattttattttagttttataaatcATAAAGGTTGTACCTAAATTAGTACCACTAATTATACCTCTACTACAAAAAGTTTAAACCTCCAATTAAAATAGTTTAACATTTTAATAACTATAAAAGGCATTCAATTAATTCTTTTGCtattgttttatttattttaggaCATTCAAACACTTTTAAAgatgttggtttctccaccattactACTTATGCATTATTTGTCACTACCAGAACAATTttgttttaatatttgaaaactttcaTTTGTTTGCCTTTGTTTTAAAATTGAAATTTGAACTGGGTTTCGAAGTGACACGAGTTTATCCACAGTAATTGAGGTGACGTGGCATCCTTAGCGGgggatcactgtagcttaattatccgggcgtcacatgcGATTCGCCCCAGAGCAAGTGCCACCGCTGGGACCGTGCTCCTCGGCAGAGCGTGTTTGCCGGGATGCTGTTGGTGTTGTCCTTCTCAGGTGCCTCCCGCTCCTGTCTCGGCCGCAAGGGAGGTGGTAACAACGCCGCCTGCGTCGACCACGTCCCCCGCAGCATCCACATCCCCATGTGTCCCCGCAGCCCCGTGGCATCGGGGGCCGCGGGCGGTGGGGCCTTTGAGGTCGACGGGTGAGCCGCGGCATCGGGCTTCTTATTGGGCGCCATGGTTGATGGAGCCGTCGATGAAGAAAATGGCGATCAAGATGACGCGATGCTTACACTCTCGGGTGCGCGCAGGTGATcgccctacctggcgcgccaaagatgtcgtgggaaaaCCACAACCACCTATGGGCCCACGAGCCCCTttgtggttcggcagggggatgGGCACGTTGCACAAACAGCAGAGGAGCGTAACAccgcacgacagagatcacataggcagttttacctaggttcgggacgccgtgaggcgtaaaaccctactcctccTTTGGTTGATTAATGGTGGATTATGGTGGAAAATGCAGTGctcttgcccggcagggttgcctcaGGGCGGGAGCGACTACGTGCGCATGAGTATGCGAGTGTCCGAATCCTTTCTACGGTTTCCataggcctccttttatagatcaaggggtcaccaaagtggcaaatcagtcattacgCACTGATTAGATAACAAACAacgctatcatacctaactctgtaggcggacagagcgcattaaatgcgccacttagtgtcacatcatAGTGTGCCAAGCAAGCCTTGCCAGGCCGCTTTGCCAGTTTCGCGCCTGCATAATTGAAACGTCTTTGGACGGGTGTCATCTGGAGGTGGTTGCTGttggaaatggctgccatgtggtaAGAAATAGCCACTTAGTCACCTGGGAGCTTGACACCACACCGATCGGTGACTTGTGTcgctgtgaggtggagcggtgaaTCCTTTGCGGGGTAGTTCGCCCTTGCCGAGCCCATCAAGCCTGCCGGGGCGGTCTGGAGTTTTGTCTTCGGGGCGACCTCATCCTTGCTAgactcgcctgcccggcaagggagatTTTCCCTTAGAGATATCTTGATTCCTTTGTCTTGACTTGATCTTCTTGATCCGCCCTCTTGATTCCCTAATAAGCTGATCTCTCTGGCTTGGTCTTGGTCTCGGGTGTTGTAATCTTGATCTTAGGCctatgcacagtctgggcaacagacccagggtttgttgcaccgacacccCCACCTGTCATCCTCATAAGGCCCCTTTTATTTTTCTATTAATTATAAATCCTGCGAAATTTCATTTGCGGAATATGCTAGTTTTCCATTTCAGGCAAGTCCAAATCTAGACATTCCAATTTTGGAAATTTGCCAAATCTGTCAATTTCCTTTTTAGGCAGTAGTGCATATGTTGCATTTGTGAGCATTTTTCTACAGCAATATATACATGTTATATATCATTTTGGGCTAGGAAAATCCCACTAATCCATTGGTAGCATTATTTTCATCATTTGAGCAAGTTTTGGAACATGTTATTTTTACAACATATGCCATGTTATCATTTTTGTATGATTTTGTGTGATTTTTAGATGAGCATTATAATCACATGATTTGGACCATAAACATGCCATTACTGCTAAATTTTGTTTCATGCCATGAATTGCCTTGTAGTGAGTGCAACAAGCTTGAAAACATGTTAACATGAATATGTTTCTGTCAAGTCATGCTTATTTTGCCGAGTCTGAAATCTGTCAACATAACTTGCCAttttgcattgatgctatcatcaATCTGTAGATCTTTGGAGCATGATCTTGTTTGCCATGAATGCCATGTTCTTGTTTTCCATGATAAGTTCTTGTAGCATATAAATCTAGCTCTAAACACTGAAATCTGGacctgttttctgccatgtccagtatttttaCGAAGTCTGTAAAACTGTTATCATTTGCCTTTTTGCCATGTTGTTTTGATGACGATCTAGTGAGTTTTAGAAATAGATCAGTAATCATGTTTTGTATTCAATGTTATGCACTCTCAGTCCATGTCATTTGTTTCCATGTTTAAGTTCTGCATCATAATTAAATGTTGCATCTAAAGTGCCATCTTGCTGTTAGGATCAGTTTTGCATTGCATATTGTTTTGCTCACCGTTTGGGCTCCGTGCATCCGTTTTCAATGATCTTTATATTGATTTCAACTGAAATCTTCCaatctttctagtggcatgcttggtttacAAAGATTCTGCCCATAACCATTTTTTCTCCACCGTTTCCTTCCCATTGACGTATCCCTCATTCCGATAGAACCCTAGCTCCGTGCATAACGTTCTTCATAAGCATTCAGGGTAGAATTGCATGTAGTATATGTTCATTGCCATGCCTTGTTTGTCTATTGTACGCTCGTGCTTTCTTGTGGGTAGTTCCAGGAGACTAGATTGAGTCGGAGGACCCTGTCGAGTACGTTCACCAGGAGCAAGCTTTCGGTACCACTGAGGACAATTAAGACAAGATGATCATTACCCCTGatatcactactatctttgcttgctagttgttcgttgcTATCGCTATGTTGTGccacctaccacttgtttatcaggCCTCCTAAATTTCCATGaaaagcctctaacccaccttcctagcaaaccgttgtttggctatctTACCGCTTGCTCAACTCCTCTTATAGcgctgctagttgcaggtgcagtgcaggttgttccatgttgggacatggatatcatgggatatcacaatatctcttatttaattaatacatctatatacttggtaaagggtggaaggcttggcctttttcttggtgttttgttccactcttgccgccttagtttccgtcatatcggtgttatgttccttgaattTTGCATTTCTAACGCGGTCGGGGTTTATGGGCCCCCTTGATTCTTCGCTTAAAGTAAATCTTTCCCGAGGAGATCCAACTTTGGTTTTTCCATTTGGCTAATAATAACTAAAACTACATGGGTAGTAATTAACCTGAGGATTCTTAATCAACAACCCCGGGCTAGTGCTCGACATGAGTGTTGGTCCACCAACCCAGTAGTTGGCGGTGCCGCCTCGGGGCAACTCGAGGTATTTGGCTATCGTCCACTTAGCATAGATGGGTGAGTCCGTAGATAGAGAGGGGCGGCTCCGGACCCGGATCTAACTCACTAGGAGATCACCTTGGGATAGTTTTCCTTTCTTTGAAGAacttgtgcaccgggattccgagaaCACTCGGGTGGTCCCGAGATGGAGAATTACCTCCGCGGATTGTGAGAGCTTATCATgtgctaagttgggacacccctgcagggtttaatcttttcgagagccgtgcccacggttatgtggcagatgggagcttttaatatccggttgtagtgaaCTTGACACTAAACTCATTAAAAATACACCAATAGTGTGTGTAACCGTGATCTTCTCTTTTCGATGAAGTTTGGGAAGAGAACAtggtggggttatgtttgaacgtaagtagctcaggatcacttcttgatcattactagtttgcgaccatttgcgtagtttctcatcttattctTGTATTTGTAAGTTAGCCACAATACTAATGCTTAGAGCTTGCTGCAACTTCACCACTTAACCATGCCATGCCTATTTTAAGCTTTGATAGTCTTGACACCGTGGGTAATAAGATTTCTGAGTCCCCGTGGCTCACAGTATACTACAAAACATAGCTGCAGGTACCATTGTGTTTGACTAGGATCGTGGGCATTTCTATGTTACGTATCCGGACGATCAATAGAGGCCCTAGTCGGAGTAGCCGGGGATAGTAGCAGGTGGTGTTTTCATGTTTATCTTGTCCATAGTCATACTCTATTTATATGTTATGGATGATTGTATGATGATTGTCATATTTATACTATTCTGGGGTAAGTGTATGCCTTGATCTCCTATTCTATTTATTCATTTGGTTGTATGTATTTGTATGCCACCTTGCTATGCGTTCCAAAACGGGATTCTCCCGTGACCTCGAATTCATCATGAGATTGCGATAGAGTTTCGTCTTGGGCATTACAGAACcttctctagctatctatgctttcttATCTCAAATTCTATTCATGATACATCACAATTATTGAACAAGTCTTTTTCAGACTCTCCGGGTAAGGCGCACTCGGAGCCATCGATTTGAAAGGTCTAACCTCCAAAACCTTCAAAGTTGTTTCTGGTGTGACCAACCCACTCCTACTCAGACTCACTGAAACGATTTGATTGATCTAGGTTTTTCAATCTCGGTGCTACCGGTTAGACAAACACGGCGTCACCTAAAAGCagaagtgctccctgggtgattttggtaataaatgtcaacatatctcttgttggactaatacttttgTCTAGTATATTTCAGTATGAGTTTAATAATGGCGTGGTAAGGACAAGAGGATGGGGAACCCCTTGAAATttctaaggacaaagattggcaaaagctcaagactcttcatttctattttagtgatccaagatcacattgagtccatacgAAAGCCAATagtattaaaaggggatgaggtgttccTTAATGGTacacttgctcaaagtgcttagtgatattgctccaaaaaaCCCTtagccactttctcatttccacgtATGTCCAAAACTCCaagtcaaacttggccccacTGAAATGATCTAtccagcgccaccgagttcagttgacatagccactgccagaaaccctagacaattttctcacaccgatacggatctcagtctcaccgagatggcctcgCAAACTCTCTGTTGCATGTTGTAATTATTTGGGTCTCACCGAAATGTGCAATCGTGTCGCGCCTGTAGATGCTGCTAACGCATCAGCATGGGACTGATCAAGTGCAGTTCAGTTAACTGCTTAACTGAACGTGCAACGTCGAGTGAGTGGGCTTACGTGCCGAGTGGTGTGTTGGGTTGAGTAAGGGTGGGCCGCAGGCCTTGTAAGGGTGGCCCGGTGGGGCAACCACTTATGTACGCATCACCAGAGGAAATGGCAGCGAGTGGTTGAACGATCTTCCTTTCCCCATCTCCAAGTTCCTCACCTACTCTGTTCTCTCTCCCTCATCCCCAATTCTGGATCGAGATCTCCCCTGGGCATTACAGTTGGTAATTAGAGCCTCCACAAATCCTCTCGATTTTTTTCCGATCGCGGCCTCCGCTGCTTGCTAATTCTCCAGATCGAGCGGTAACACCCACCGAGCTAGGTGCGagccgctccggcgagctcgctcGAAATCCTACTCGGGGTTTGCCTTGATTCGGAGCGCGACCACGGCGCTATCCAAACCCTCATCCCATACTCGCCGCGCTGGACGTGATGACGGAGACGACGGACAAGCTACAGAACCTGCTCGAGTCCGTCATCTGCCGCCTCGATGCCATCTAGAAGACGTCCGACGAGCGTGACCAAGCCCATATTGCCTACAATGACCAGGTCTCCAACGAGCTCAAGCATGTGGCCAAACAGATCGATCTAACGTAAGAAGATGTGGACGAGGCCCGCAAAGTCCCCTCCACCGCTCGACCCCGGCACATCCGCACCTGGTACGACACCGGCCTCAGGCTCGTCCATCCAagcgccgcccctcccccaccaACGACTCATCCTCCACCACCCCCGCCGCTCTACACAGAGGGCACCGCGCAGCTTCCGTTTGCACGGCTCGTCAACTAcgggccgccgccgctgctgcatAACTCACCAACCGCGTACGAGCAACATCGGGGGGTCGATCACTACACCAAGCCCCCCAAGCACGACTTCCCCCGCTTCGACGGCGACGTGTCGTGCATCTGGCTTGAGCGATGCACCTCCTACTTCGAGATCTACCGAGTGCCACAGCATAATTGGGTCACAATAGCGAGTCTGGACATGGATGGGTTCGCAGCGATGTTTCTACAAGCGTATCGATAGACACACCTTGCTATGTCATGGTCTGCATTCAGAGCAGCTGTAGAAGTAGAGTTCAGCCCTGAAGAGTTTGAGGCACAGATGCACCACTTGGTAAAATTGCGTCAGACGGGCAGTGTGCAAGAGTACCGTCAGCAGTTCGAGACCTCCATGTACCATCTCCTCTCCTTGGATCCAACCCTAAGCACGCAGTTCTACATATCTCAGTTCCTACTTGGTCTGAAGGATGAACTACGGCTGGGCGTCAGGTTACAAGCCCCCACAAGCATTACCCGAGCTGCTGTGTTTGCACGAATTCAAGAGGAAGAACTGGAAAACCAAAGGGCATCGTGCAACCGCATTGTTCCTGTGGGGcgaccaccaccaccagcagCCGCAACAGCCACATAGGCTCACGCAACCGCCCAACCTCGTCTAGGCGGTGACTAGTACGCTCTTGAACGACAACTCAAAGAATTCAGAAGAGCCAACGTTCTCCGCCTCCGCTGTGGCGACAAACACTCGCGCGAGCATCAGTGCAAGCGCACCGGACAGATACTGATGATCGAAGTGGGTGACTTTGGACAAATTCTTTTAGATGATACAGTGCAAGCTTTGCAACTCTTGGACCCGCCTGACGCCCATGAGCCGGAATGTTGTGCAATATCACAACATGCAGTTTCTGGAGAGGAAGCGCCCTCCACCATTCGCATGCGCGCACAAGTTGGAGACCAATACATGCTGTTGTTAGTGGATTCGGGCAGCTCACACAGTTTCATCAGTGACTCCTTTGTGCATCGCGTGTCAGCCCACACCGAGGCATTACCACCGGTATCAGTCCGGGTGGCTAACGGGCAGCGTTTGCATTGCAACAAGATTGTACGGCAATTGGGATGGCAAGTACCTGGACACACTTTTCATACAGACTTCAGAGTACTGCCACTGGGAGCATATGATGGAGtcctaggcatggattggttagcCTCACATAGTCCCATGAACTGTCATTGGAAACTGAAGACGATTGAATTCGAAACCGAAGGGAAAGCAGTGCATCTCCAGGACGTCAGAACTTC
This genomic window from Aegilops tauschii subsp. strangulata cultivar AL8/78 chromosome 4, Aet v6.0, whole genome shotgun sequence contains:
- the LOC141021509 gene encoding uncharacterized protein, which produces MIEVGDFGQILLDDTVQALQLLDPPDAHEPECCAISQHAVSGEEAPSTIRMRAQVGDQYMLLLVDSGSSHSFISDSFVHRVSAHTEALPPVSVRVANGQRLHCNKIVRQLGWQVPGHTFHTDFRVLPLGAYDGVLGMDWLASHSPMNCHWKLKTIEFETEGKAVHLQDVRTSDLPPITELDVYELHRMEVANDIWTAALVTVERSDKGIPKPVPPNIQKVLSEYQDVFAEPTMLPPHQ